Genomic window (Vigna unguiculata cultivar IT97K-499-35 chromosome 10, ASM411807v1, whole genome shotgun sequence):
TATGAGTCTCTATCACAAGGATCAGTGTCTTTCAAATAAATTAGGTAAAAGTACAAAAGTTAATTGGCTAATCTGATTTACATGAGTTCAGAAAAGCAATACTTTGATTATTGGTTTGTTATTTGAGCCTTGGTCCCAAGTTTCTCCCATGTCCCACCATTTCAATGTTCTTTCAAGACTATTGGTAATGAATTtccatttacatttttattttttattttttgaggtTGTTGTGTTATGCTCTTCACTGCTAGTCAAGAACATGACTCCAAAGGTGGATATATTTTTCAAGATTTAGAACAGTCATGTGCTAACTTCCAATTGCAGATAGTGAACTCCAACCATTCATGTTAtcacctcaatttttttttctccttccaCGCGTAATGGATTTTCATATTCAGCTTTTCCCCCAGCAAGTTTacttttttatgcattttactTTCCACGcgtaattctttttaaaaaaggTTTGATGGAAATGAACTTTGCTATGAAGGTTCCAGAAGGAAATTGGTAAGAGTAGCATTGCTGAAGCTGGTACTATGAATTTATGAAACTGTGAGACTTGCTTCCCAAGTTTACCATTTCAAGCTCTGAACTCGTTGTCCCTTCATTCATCGAATCTTTTAATCAATCTCTTGTTGACCCACCATGTCCTTAAGTGTTTGTATAGTGTTGGTTTGTTATGCTCCCCCACtactttttctctttcaaaatatcattataatattatatatgaaagagATAAAATTACTTCAGGTTAAAGAGAGATTATGATTAAAGAGAgattatgactaaattgaaacaaaataacaaatacaggaACCAAATcgatatttttcttataaataattgacaCGTGCAGAATCATATTTGATAtgtggcatttttttttaatttaaaaattaaaaaaatcacaagtttACATGTCGCAAACCCTAATTTGATATGTTCAGCtcttttttcaagaaaaaaatttaaaaaaccatGAGCTGACACATGACACACACATAACGTCGTTAATGATGTTCTAACAGAAAGGACaaaattagaacaaatttatataatagaACCTAATTGAAATAACTTTGAAATTGAAAACCTAATTAAGATTTTGTAATAAAAACGGAAACCTTCCgtataattaaacctttattaTTCTTTGAAGTGTCtaccaaaaacaaaatacaagctGTGAGTTgatataaatttgatttcactCTTACGTCATATCTTTGTTGTGTTTACTTTTACCATGTATGATGAGTTGTGCGTGTCTGTATGCTGCTAAAATTACATGTTTAAAGGAAATATTAACCTTAAAATTTAGATTTCTACATTATGGTTAAGCATTTCATGTTGCAGATCAAAATCTTCtacccaacaacaaaaaaagaaaaatatgggcAGGAATTGTTAATTTGGGTGACAGCAACAAAACATTTTCAGTACAGGCCACATAGTCTAGTAAGATGTGTTTCAACGACTAGACATTGCTTTTAAGAACCACCAATTAGATTAGCTACGAATAAGAAAGTTCATCTCagttcaaattaataaaacaaaacaaaatttgtttagcCTTAAGGTTTTTGTTATCACAGGTTTAAATAGTAAACTCCTAAATTTTATTTCCAAATATTACGATGTCACCGAAATAGTCCCTCAAATATTGAAAGTGTCACCACGTTTGTCTTTATGGAGAACTAGACTGGAGCAACAAAAGGACAAACTTGAtaaagattatatatttttaaatactaatttggtGATACAGAATCTTCGAAACACTATagtaaaaagatattaatattgCAATTACAAAATGAATAAACTAAAGGAAACAAATGTGCACACATATTTCATTAGATTAAGAAAGATGCCGTGAGCATCCATCAATGCAAACTACTGTCTTACATATCTATCTTACAATCATGAAATTCTTAAAACAGAGTTTTCCACGTAAGGAAAAGGAACTATAGTAGCACTCACCATGTACTACTACATGTACTTAAGTTGTAACATGAGATAATACTTCCCAACTAACATGATCAAACACACATAAAAACCCTTAAAACTACGTTGACAAGACATAACAATTGTGGAAATAGGCTTTGGCTTCACGAAGTTGTCTCCATATAGATGAAAGAACCTTTTCTATTGTATCACAAGATTGATGGCTTCTGGCTCTTGAACTATTTTTCTTCTGATTCACAATGAGAAAATCCTTCCCAGCCTACAGAATACATCACATGCAGCATAGTATATTAATAGTACGTTAAAGTGAAAATCAGTTCAAGTGAAGCTTCTGCAATCTTCATTTTTCTAATGAAGCTGCTTGATTTTCTCACCTCTACATGGAATACTGCATTGTTTGGAACCTTCCTCTGTGATGATCAGAAGAAAGAAATatgctcttctttttcttcttttctcttgttttttttcATGGATAGGAGATGGCATACATACACCTTCATGGACATCAACGTTTGATAATTCGGAATCAACTCTTTTGATGAATGGTATTCGTCTGAGTTGGGATATTTACTACACACTGTGGAAATATCATAGTATTATCACCCTGCAATGATTCACAAGAAATAGACAGATGAATTCAAAGTGTTCAAATAAAGAAATCAAATCTAAAGTAATGGGACAGTTCAGAAACAGATGGACAATATAGGTTTACCTGTTCAGAGACGGCCTCAGCATCTGTATCATATACCTTTCTCAATGACTCCGATTGGGTGAAAGTATTGAAGTAGGTATTTGTACTTTCTTCATTGTTAACATAATTGTCCTCAACAAAAAAGAATTCACGAATTCCTCTTCCTGGGTATTTTCATATGAATTGTGCTCATGTTAGATTCATTTCTAAAATGGGCATCGTCAAATGAGGGGTTTGGAAAAGACGTTTGGTCTTGCTGAAAGGTGGTTCCTATTGAGTGATTGTGATAGCCAGAACCATGATTCTACTGCTCTCCCCTTCATCACCCCACCTTCAGTTGTTCCCCCAGGTTTCTTCATCAGACGACACAAAACAAAAGTCCTCTGCAAAATGCTCAAATTGTTATAAATGCTAAAACCTAAAATAGCCATTGATATATGTCAAAGGCTATAGAACagtgaagaaaaataaagaaggaTAATTTGCAATGAGTGTTAAAATTCTCCAAAACGCGAACTAACCTGGCTTTGGTGAAAGGTGACAGCATGGTATTCGTGAATAACCCAGTTGGATTTCTGACCACGTGAAACGCGACCTTTGTAGTAAACAAGAGTCTTCTTTGTGGCAATGAGAGTGTTGGAGTCGGAGCTTCTAATCTCACGATCTTTTCCGGTGGGTTTCCAGAAGCCACACTTGGTTGTCCTGTTAATTCTTTTACTGTTTGAATACTTGAAATCAACAGGACTAAAGAAAAACCATTCTGGGAAATCGAATTGTGCATCTGATTCCCCCAATAACACTgtttaaacaacaaaaaagaaaagataagaggaagataaagaagaaaggaTGGTTGCATGAAGATGCATGGAGTGTTAAACGTTTAGATTATTACTTGGCACGTCCCAAGGTTCCACTTGACAAAGGTCAATGTCGGGGATGACGTCGTGGACTTGAGGATCATCACCGAGCAACCTATGTCTGAGGTAATAGTCCACAAGTTCTTCTTCTGTGGGACGGAAACCGAATCCTACAACATCATCCATTGGTTTTGGTGAACACTTAACTTTGTAGTTTGCAATTgcaacaaagaaagaaagatggGAAGGTGGTGAAGCAGTTACTAACAAAGGAAAATGGAAAGCTCAGtgtttttgtgttgtgtgttgtgATGTGCTTTGGAAATGAATTTATAATGCAAAAAAGTCGTTACTGACTTTACTCCTTAGCTGACAAGCTATCGttggaaaatacaaaaaaagaaacaaaaagcaAAGGAAACCATGTTGTGCTGTTATATGAAGGATATTTGTTATCTTATTATCATCGGTACGTAGCAAATGAAAACCGAACATTCTAGaggttatatataatattcaacaATATCCTAAAAGTTATATTCGGGTTTCATCATAACATCAAATTTTTTACCTCGCTGTAATACTTGACTTGTTTAAGAACCATTTGTTTTTGTCTACTCCATGTccacattaatatatatatatatatatatatatatgatttttcttctatttttatttttcgttACATCATTTATATGGTAAATGACGAAGTTAAGAACAAGAAACTTCTACCGCACACACAACTCGCATGTAACTTTCTAATAAATctaccatttaaaaaaaattaaatacgcATGCAATTCCCTTGTGGTTGATATGAGATTAAACTTGGGCACGAAATTTCCATTAAACAATTTTGCAAgggaaagtaaaaaaaatcgacgttaaaattaacttataataagataaaaaatttaatatataaactaatttaaagagTAGAGTTTAGAAGTTGTAAGTGATGTTCTCAGCATTGCTGAACTCAAGAGTTTGATGTCAGCTACACAagtattcttcttcttctcctttacCTTCTGTCCCTTCTTGGAAATGGGGTAAGGTTTCAGAATCCGCgtagattttaattttctattgtGCATGagaaataagaatataaataaaaacataactttCATATCTCTAAAGTTCAAACACATTTATTTTTGTCccatttaaatttatcaaattctgattttttttctttcaaaaatagtTACTTTTAACATTAACTTTAGCTATTATTATCAGAGTTATGAtatgttaacaaaatatttttaacaaagaTTCGACAAACTTTcctatttagataaaaaaatattattttattattttattttaattaaaaaataaaaaattaatcaattttaattatatttttagaaattttgttaactttgtcAAAATTTTGCTTGTCATCATAAGTTTAATATTGAAGATAAAACTAGCAATTGGCCAGTAGTGCGTGCTTGACCACTCTTGccttcttaaaataaaaagaaaatatagatgACAAATTCTATTGGTCTACCACGCTCTTGCTTTATACACACCATTTGACTAAGGTAAGACacaattctaataatttttttagatataatctcttaagaattttattgtaaaaaaaaatatatatatatatatatatatataattaaattaaaaatataaaaaatatataattaaaataataatataattaatagtcaaaattatttttattgttttgagtTTCGTTAAAAACCTCTATCATtacaatcacaaaaaaaaatgcaaagagcaaagaaaaacattacactgtcctttttaaaaaatattagttgttaagatatttgcttgctaaaaagatttaatttttctctaaaaatTTCAGATATCGTCTTTTAACTTTATTACTGTATATCATCTTTACATCTCTTCTTACATTTTGAGttaatgtatataaaaaaaaaaaacagttgcaaagtaaaattataagatattatgtaaaaaagacaattataaaaaaattacaaatatataaaataggtgtaagtaaaatatatcatgCATATGTGGACAAATGTATATTCACTTTTTTCTtattactataataaaataattaatgttatcgtatttattattattattattgttattattatataatgaatgatttataaaattttattataaatatttttttgaaggtAGTTTCTTTATtgtaagtaattaattaaagtttaaaaaataattaattttttttaaaaataaaatatcaataaaagtaaattataatgaatatgTACAGCAAAAATTATTATGAGATGATtacagaaattatttttttgttaattatgttaaaaattcaaatttgtattGTTACTTGACACGTCCATAATTTAGAACTGGTAAGAAACTTCGAATAGAATAACATAAAGGTATTACTGAAAAACTGTTTCTCATatcaccattaaataaagaagaataatattttgttattgcaTCACTGTGAAACTTGCTCTACAAGGTTTTTGGCTTCCCCTACCATCTGAATCCATTGTCCTTCTCCATTTACttgtgacaaaaatataaaaatctttgGAATCAATTTTTCCTTGTGGGTTGCCCCCACCAATCTAAGCCATTCTATTGGTGCACTTAATGGTTTGATTTGTTATCTTTACTCATTCTTCTGTCAAATAATACACAGTTCTGTTAAAATATGATTGTTTCTTAAAGCCATCATAAGATCATAGTTTCTGTTATGTCCTAGGCTCATTTATGAATGGTAGTTTGTTATGCTTTACCTTCTCAGTCATCTCAGAGTGCATAAATTAAAGGTTCTTGTGATAACTGCAGTTTCATAAATTTAAGTTCTTTCCTTCTCAATCtagaaaaactaacaaactaCATAATTCAACTCTGAATTGCACACAATACATGGATACACCAATACACTTTCCTCTGTCAAGGACAACAGTCTAACAGAGTATTCTTCTCCCATAAAGTGCCAAATAAACTATACACATTTCTTAATTACATATCACAAATATACTCCTCATACATACCAGCAGTTATCCTGCAGAGTTTAACAAACTTAGAAGTATAACTGTTAATTGTTTCCAATTATACTCTTAATAGACAATATATCTTATACGAAATTGATTTCCTACTAGAGGACACAACATATTAACTACTACCAATACATTggtaaaagtaatttaaaagaaaatgatttttaacaTCTAAATTATGACAACTTAATCTTATAACTTGAGTGGTATCTTCTAAATAGTTtcccattttttcattttctttatttctctaTATTCCAaaactacttaaaaaataacacctcaacttataaaaaaaattataaaaatttagttatcaaaatatcattgttctaACTTAAATCATAAATTGTATCATATTTGatcatatttattctttaatgatattatttttcctttcttcatGAAATGGGACGAGAACTAGAAACTTCAGTGCAATTAATCTCCAAAACTCCATTTGGAGTTGAATCACAAGAGGATGATTCCATTCTCCAAAATCCATCTCCAATCAtactttcttttgtttcttgatTTGTTGATGCatcatcagcaacatctttgATAATTTCAACCTTTTTGATGAATGGTATTCgtcataattgaaatatttatcgTGAACAAATGAACTATCCACGATATTTGTGTCCTGTAACCATTCCAATGGAAACATCAGACTAATTCAACTTTTGAAGTGCTTAAGAGAAATATAAGTAATATCAAGATTTACCTTTTGAGAAAATTATCAACAAAAGTACAACTACTTTCTTCATCATTATCTAAGTTTCATCGGCTAAAATTCGATTCAGGTATTCATCTTGCATAAAGCTCTTTTCATTTCCAAAACAGACATTGTTTAGTGGATAATTGGAAAAGATGCTTCTTCTCGTGGAGACGGTTGTATTTGGGAGACGTATGTCTCTGTCTGAGGATCAGCCAGAAAGATTGTTTCCACTCCTGAAAAAGTACCTCCCTGAAAAAATTCATGTAAGAAACAACTACAGTTCTCAGCATGTTTCACAAGACAGAGTGTAAATATGTCTATCACGGATATTCAGCTTACATATGGAATTCCTTCTTCTGTTGCCTGATTTTCATAGTCAAAAACCTTGATTATGCTGGGCTCCTCTTCACCACAGATTGGTGGATCGGTTCCCCCTTCAGTTGTTTTCCCAGATTTCTCATCAAGCGGCATAAAACAAAACACCTCTGCAAATTTTGAGCACAATCAGCATTTATTTCATAGAGTTCATACAAACAAAAGTCAACAAAAACCAGGCTATGGTATACAGAAGAAATTGACAGTCCTTGATGAAAACCGGTGAtgaattttttaagataaaagatttaaGAGAGCTCATACACATGCAGGTGCCACtggaataaacaaaaaatatcctGTTTTGATATGCTTCCAAATAAAACTCACTTAACTAAGCTAAGAAGGCGTACAGAAAGGTCATAAGTCAATTTTACAAGCAAAATAAAGGTCTCACATGTCCTCTTTGTCACTAAGAAATACCAAGTAACCAAAATTAGGCATGAATAGAGTGAAACAAAAAACATGGGATTGAAGCAAAGAatccacaacaacaacaataacctTCTAAAGCCAGAAACAATAACCTAAGcctaaaaatatacaatatagAGACATAACAATCTAGTAGAAAGATGATTTCCAATGAGTGTTAAAAGTTCtagcaaaatgaaaaataaaacaaacctCGCTTTCATGAAAGGTAACAGCGTGATATTCGTGAATACCCAGTAGGACTGACACCACAGGAAACAATTCCTGTGTAGTAAACAAGATTCTTCTTTGTGGGCAATGAGAGTGTTGGTGTTCCAGCTGCTAATATCACGGTCTTTTCCAGTGGCTTTCCAGAACCCTTTCTCGGTTTTCCTGTTAACCCTTTTACTGTTTGAATACTTGAAATCAACCGGACTGAAGAAAAACCAATCTGGGTCACCGAATCGAATCCGTGATTTTGCAAGTATCCCTGTTCGAAACAACAAAAGGATCACTCTCACACAACAGTGACAtaagagaagaagaatataaatgACAGAAGGATGTTCGGTAATTCGATTTTTTCTAGATTACCTGGTACATCCGAAGGTTCCACATGGCAGAGGTCAATGACAGGGATAACGTCGACACGGGAATCATCACCCAGCAACTTGTGTTTGAGGTAGAAATCGACGAGTTCTTGTTCTGTAGGACGGAAACCGACACCAACAATTTACCCATTGATTTTGGTGAATACTGAACTCTGTGTTTGTAGTTTGAATGAAACAtccaaagaaagaaaataagaacGGAAGAGGAAATCGATCGCAGAGATAAAGGagaatttatgttttgttgtgaCTTTGGTCTTCTCCTCGTTTTATATTGCAGAGACATTGACTCCTTCGCTAACAAGTTATcatagaaaaatacaaaaataaaataaaaacagggaaaacaaatgtatagaTCTCTTACACTTATTACACTACCATTCTAtgtgtaataaaaattattacaaaatactTAATctatattaaagttaaaaaattatttcaaaattaatatgaagGATAAACATCCTTAATCActcattcaatttcttttaaatcaaTTGGATAAACTTAATTcggtaaaatataaatatatacatttaaatgtGTCACCGTCATTTGGgactaataacttttttatgcaATTTATGACTAATAATTAAGTACAACAAAATTGTGTGAACCTATAAATTAAGTACTCTGATTGGAAATTTCAACAAACAAGAAATGAACctataaatttattgatttaatgacattgaatcaaattttctttccattatttaatgataatataatcatgtGCTTCTAATAAGTTCGTAAAGTTTATTAAAactaggttaaattactctttttatctttttatttatcaagtatatcattttggtcctcaaatttttcgttgtttcaattttgatccttatttacttaaaaatgattcaatttagtccttactGTTTGTTTGACCAGACAATATTAAAGTCAATGTCACGTGGtcaattttgatttttgattttttattttttacacatgtcacTTCATCGTTGTATCACATGTTAAAATGACTCAGTTTgatctttatatttgtttttagttttaattcagtcccaatttttacaaaaataaagtaatattatgCCCTCTTAAACACGCTTGTTATATACAAATGCCCGCGTCATAAGAATCTTCTTCCCCACACAACACGGGTCTTCCATGAAATTGAAAGGAATTTATTTAACATGCTTTCTCATGaatacatatgtatataatcTGTTATGAGTATCCATCACACTAACACTGTTTCCTTTCAAATCAATCTCTTTATTTGTGTGATTGTAGATGAAATATAGATTCAGTGTTTTAGTCTCCTTGATCCCCAAGTTTCTTCCTTGGCCCACCATTtcaatgaacaaaaataaaacagtttctatgcattttttctttcttttagtaGTTTGTTATGCTCCCCACCACTGAGCACAAACATCATTGCAGAGTTTGATACACTTTCCAAGGGTTTTGAACAGGATCATGCTAACTTCCAACAACTAACTTAACTATTTAATGTTAGCTACTCAATTATAATAAGAAAGATGCAGTGAGCATGCATCAATGCAAAATACATGTCTTACCAATCTTTCAAGGATGAAATTCTTAAAACAGAGTTTTCCACATTGCTCACACTAAAAGAAAAGGAACTATGGTAGCACTCACATCACCCCTTCACATATACTACATCTACTTAAAGTGATAATACTTCAAAACTAACTGATAATACACACATAAAAAACCTTAAAACTACGTTGTCTTCATGAAGTTGTCTCCATATAGATGAAAGAACCTTTCTATTGTTATCATAAGATTAATGGCTTCAGGTTTCAAGTTATCTCTTCAACTATTTTTCTTCTGATTCACAAACAGAAAATCCTTCCCAGCCTACACAATGCAACACATGCAGGCATGGTATATCAATAATATGTTAAAGTGAAAATCAGTTCAAGTGAAGCATCTGCCTCATTCGTCAAGAAAGTAATCTTCATTTTTCTAATGAAGCTGCTTGATTTTCTCACCTCTGCATGGAATACTGCATTGTTTGAAACCTTCCTCTGTGATGAtcagaagaaagaaaatttgctcttctttttcttctttttctcttgtttttttcATGGATAGGAGATGGCATACATACACCGTCATGGACATCAACGTTTGATAATTCAGAATCAAACCCTTTTGATGAATGGTATTCGTCTAAGTTAAGATATCTAGTAAACACTGTTGGAATATCCATAATATTATCACCCTGCAATGATTTCAGAAGAAAATAGACAGATGAATTCAAGTGTTCGAATAAAGAAATCAAATCTAAAGTAATGGGACAGTTCAAGAAACAGATGGAGATGCTCACTGTATGATTGGAAAAATTTGGACAACATATGTTTACCTGTTGAGAGACGGCCTCGGCATCTGTATCATATACCTTTCTCAATGACTTCGATTGGGTGAAAGTATTGAAGTAGGTATTTTGTACTTTCTTCATTGTTAACATAATTGTCCTGAACAAGAAAAGAATTCACGAATTCCTGTTCCTGGTATTTTCATATGAATTGTGCTCAATGTTAGATTCATTTCTAAAATAGGCATCGTAAAATGAGGGGTTTGGAAAAGACGTCTGGTCTTGCTGAAAGGTGGTTCCTATGGATGATTCTGATAGTCAAAAACCATGATTTCTACTGCTCTCCCCTTCATCACCCCCACCTTCAGTTGTTCCCCCAGGTTTCTTCATCAGACGACACAAAACAAAGTCCTCTGCAAAATGCTCAACTTGTTATAAATGCTAAAAACCTAAACTATATATTGATATATGTCAAAGGCTATAGAAGagtgaagaaaaatgaagaaggaTAATTTGCAATGAGTGTTAAAATTCTCCAAAACGTGAACCAACCTGGCTTTGGTGAAAGGTGACAGCATGGTATTCGTGAATAACCCAGTTGGATTTCTGACCACGTGAAACGCGACCTTTGTAGTAAACAAGAGTCTTCTTTGTGGCAATGAGAGTGTTGGAGTCGGAGCTTCTAATCTCACGATCTTTTCCGGTGGGTTTCCAGAAGCCACACTTGGTTGTCCGGTTAATCCTTTTTACTGTTTGGATACTTGAAATCAACAGGACTAAAGAAAAACCATTCTGGGAAATCGAATTGTGCATCTGATTCCTCGAAATACACTGTtttcaaacaagaaaagaaaaaaaataacagtgaagaaaagataagaggaagataaagaagaaaggaTGGTTGCATGAAGATGCATGGGAGTGTTAAACGTTTATATTATTACTTGGCACGTCCCAAGGTTCCACTTGACAAAGGTCAATGTCGAGGATGACATGGCCTTGTGGATCATTACCGAGCAACCTATGTCTGAGGTAATAGTCCACAAGTTCTTCTTCCGTGGGACGAAAACCGAATCCTATAACATCCATTGTAGTAGTTTGTAACAAAGATAGGAAGATGGGAAGGAAAGGTGGTGAAGCAGCTACTAACCAAGGAAAACGAAGAAAGCTCGGTGTttatgttgtgttgtgttgtgctGTGGAAAGGAATTTATAATGCAAAAAAGTCATTGACTGACTTTACTACTTAGCTCACAAGTTATAGTTGGAAAATACAAAACGCATAGAAAACTATGTTGTGCTGTTAAGGTGAAggatatatatatttgttatcttATTATCTATCATGTGGACGAATATATGATATGTAACAGATGAGAAAAGAAGATTCTAGaggttatatataataataatccaaaaggaaaattatttgttgacaaactaattttaactgttatttgtggtttattattttagtctTGATACCTACGCTTCTTTATTCCATGACCAATCATTTCAATTCCTTGCTctcccaacaacaaaaaataaacagaaatttatttaattaaatatggcCACCTTTGCTTTTATTGCGATGCTTCTCTGCTAAGAACTTCATCACAAAGTTTGATATCCTTTTCAAGATTTGAGTAGAGTGATGTAAACTTATAAGTGATGTTCGCATCACTGCTGAACTCAAAAAATTGATGGCAGGTACTTAATTACTCTTTTTTCTCCTCCACCGTTTTTCTGCCCTACTTGAAAATGTGGTAAAATTTTGAATCCgcgtaatttttcattttcaatggGCATGTGATGGCTATAAAACGGTTTAAGAGTATTCATGGTTCTATTACacaacattataatattttaatattaaaggaTTAAGttatataaagatttttaataattaaagtttaattttataaaaccatTATCTCTACAATCAAATTGTTTAAACTCTTTCCGTCTTTTCTAGTTTATCTCATCCgttctttatttttttgaagaTCAAGAATTCTAGTTGTGATTCTCATTAAAAACTCTACGGAACCTCCTATCAAAGAGTTGAATTGAATAAGTTttgatttttcctttttccagGTTTTGAGTCTTAGAGTTGCATATGACACTAAAGTCATACATGTGACTCAAAGTGGTTCTCGATGATTTTCTATTGCTCTCCAATCTGAATTGTAAGTTTAGAACTCTAATTAAGGCTTTCA
Coding sequences:
- the LOC114165638 gene encoding uncharacterized protein LOC114165638, coding for MFHSNYKHRVQYSPKSMGKLLVSVSVLQNKNSSISTSNTSCWVMIPVSTLSLSLTSAMWNLRMYQGYLQNHGFDSVTQIGFSSVRLISSIQTVKGLTGKPRKGSGKPLEKTVILAAGTPTLSLPTKKNLVYYTGIVSCGVSPTGYSRISRCYLS
- the LOC114165637 gene encoding protein NTM1-like 9; translated protein: MDDVVGFGFRPTEEELVDYYLRHRLLGDDPQVHDVIPDIDLCQVEPWDVPMLLGESDAQFDFPEWFFFSPVDFKYSNSKRINRTTKCGFWKPTGKDREIRSSDSNTLIATKKTLVYYKGRVSRGQKSNWVIHEYHAVTFHQSQRTFVLCRLMKKPGGTTEGGVMKGRAVESWFWLSQSLNRNHLSARPNVFSKPLI